One window from the genome of Pandoraea fibrosis encodes:
- a CDS encoding DUF1120 domain-containing protein has protein sequence MTTDRINKRMKVYAAQGWQDTGYRIGAQSAPKVILRASGEWCTNTDDRRFGRRDADGRTPNSGATYLHKVSGDDEYPYHGSDALMGQLVGRFGKDGQPFLIGKHKSFRVEGMPSDVSLWLCCNDPLDSAKRNNDGALDVTLELDDARDVFAPRSQHFDRPSGTWVDD, from the coding sequence ATGACGACAGATCGCATCAACAAACGCATGAAGGTATATGCCGCGCAAGGCTGGCAGGACACGGGGTACAGGATCGGCGCGCAGTCTGCACCGAAGGTGATCCTGCGCGCCTCGGGCGAATGGTGCACCAACACGGACGACCGCAGGTTCGGACGCCGCGATGCCGACGGCCGCACGCCGAACTCCGGCGCCACGTATCTGCACAAAGTTTCGGGCGACGATGAGTATCCGTATCACGGATCGGATGCGCTGATGGGGCAATTGGTCGGGCGCTTCGGCAAGGACGGACAGCCGTTCCTTATCGGGAAGCACAAGTCGTTCCGTGTGGAAGGGATGCCCTCGGACGTGTCGTTATGGCTGTGCTGCAACGATCCACTGGATAGCGCGAAACGTAACAACGACGGCGCGCTGGACGTCACACTCGAACTCGACGACGCCCGCGACGTCTTCGCGCCCAGAAGCCAGCACTTCGACCGGCCGTCGGGGACTTGGGTGGACGATTGA
- the mgtA gene encoding magnesium-translocating P-type ATPase, with product MQQALTLSERLIAVLGARLGLRFFRRRDMLETLDAPAHGHEAPPGLVEAARDTGPDLLARLGTTRDGLSDDEAATVRAHVGANEVEHEKPLPWWRHLFNCYRNPFNLLLSALAAVSYATDDTEGTIIIASMVIISTVLRFVQEARSNKAAEKLKAMVSTTATVLRREVPTDGDVEAEPVRRAGRMGCEIPLAELVPGDIVLLAAGDMIPADVRILAAKDLFVSQSALTGEALPVEKFAHACESGGGNPLAYDNLAFMGTNVVSGSATAVVVATGARTFFGSLAQRVTALQPTVTSFQQGVNRVSWVLIRFMMVMTPIVLLINGFTKHDWLEASLFALSVAVGLTPEMLPMIVTATLAKGAVVLSRKKVIVKRLDAIQNFGAMDVLCTDKTGTLTQDRICLERHTDVWGHGSEDVLEYAYLNSFYQTGLKNLLDVAVLDHAELHQRLDVVNRYRKIDEIPFDFQRRRMSVVVSENGAHHELICKGAVEEVMAVCDRVQHGANVEPLTPDVLARLRRVTADLNAEGLRVVAVATRHLPPVRERYGIADESELILVGYIAFLDPPKESTAPALKALAASGVDVKVLTGDNDLVTAKVCREVGLKVNGCVLGEDIEAMSDAELSQTVERANVFAKLTPAHKERLVRMLRANGHVVGFMGDGINDAPALRAADIGISVDTAVDIAKEAADLILLEKSLMVLEQGVIEGRRTFANMLKYIKMTASSNFGNVFSVLIASAFLPFLPMLPLQLLTQNLLYDLSQTTIPFDNVDDEQLTRPQRWNPADLSRFMVFFGPISSVFDVLTFLAMWHLFGANSAEHQTLFQSGWFVEGLLSQTLIVHLIRTRRIPFVQSRAAWPLLLMTGAVMLIGLMLPMSPFADTFKMQALPLAYFPMLAAILLAYAVLTQLMKGRFARRFGWQ from the coding sequence ATGCAACAAGCTCTCACGCTCAGCGAGCGACTGATTGCGGTGCTTGGCGCGCGCCTTGGCCTGCGCTTCTTCCGTCGCCGCGACATGCTCGAAACCCTCGATGCGCCAGCGCATGGCCACGAGGCACCACCCGGTCTGGTCGAGGCTGCCCGCGACACCGGTCCGGATCTGCTCGCACGGTTGGGCACCACCCGAGACGGTTTGTCCGACGATGAAGCTGCCACCGTGCGTGCCCATGTCGGCGCCAACGAAGTCGAGCACGAGAAGCCGTTGCCCTGGTGGCGGCACCTGTTCAACTGCTACCGCAATCCGTTCAATCTGCTGCTCTCGGCACTGGCCGCTGTGTCATACGCGACCGACGACACCGAGGGAACGATCATCATCGCGTCGATGGTGATCATTTCCACGGTGTTGCGATTTGTGCAGGAAGCGCGTTCGAACAAGGCAGCCGAGAAGCTCAAGGCAATGGTGAGCACCACGGCTACCGTGCTGCGTCGCGAGGTGCCAACGGACGGCGATGTCGAGGCGGAGCCTGTCCGCCGGGCAGGCCGCATGGGCTGCGAAATCCCGTTGGCCGAACTGGTGCCGGGCGACATCGTACTGCTCGCCGCCGGAGACATGATTCCGGCGGACGTGCGCATTCTCGCCGCCAAGGACCTGTTCGTCTCGCAATCGGCGCTCACGGGCGAGGCACTGCCTGTCGAGAAATTCGCGCACGCATGCGAGTCTGGCGGCGGCAATCCGCTCGCTTACGACAACCTCGCGTTCATGGGGACGAACGTTGTCAGCGGTTCGGCCACGGCGGTCGTGGTGGCGACCGGCGCGCGCACGTTCTTCGGCTCGCTCGCGCAGCGCGTTACCGCCTTGCAACCGACGGTCACGTCGTTCCAGCAGGGAGTGAATCGCGTGTCGTGGGTGCTGATCCGCTTCATGATGGTCATGACGCCCATCGTGTTGCTCATCAACGGTTTCACCAAACACGACTGGCTCGAAGCTTCGCTGTTCGCGCTGTCGGTGGCGGTCGGTCTGACGCCGGAAATGCTGCCGATGATCGTGACGGCCACGCTGGCGAAGGGCGCGGTCGTGCTCTCGCGCAAGAAGGTGATCGTCAAGCGGCTCGACGCGATCCAGAACTTCGGCGCGATGGACGTGCTGTGCACGGACAAGACTGGCACGCTCACGCAGGACAGGATCTGTCTCGAACGTCACACGGATGTCTGGGGCCATGGCTCTGAAGACGTGCTTGAGTACGCCTATCTCAACAGCTTCTACCAGACCGGCCTGAAGAACCTGCTCGATGTCGCAGTGCTCGACCATGCCGAACTGCATCAGCGTCTGGATGTGGTCAATCGTTATCGCAAGATCGACGAGATTCCGTTCGACTTTCAGCGCCGTCGCATGTCGGTGGTCGTCAGCGAAAACGGTGCGCATCACGAGTTGATCTGCAAGGGCGCAGTGGAAGAGGTGATGGCGGTGTGCGATCGCGTGCAGCATGGCGCCAATGTCGAGCCGCTCACGCCAGACGTGCTGGCGCGGCTGCGTCGCGTAACGGCCGATCTGAACGCCGAGGGGTTGCGCGTGGTGGCCGTGGCGACGCGTCATCTGCCGCCAGTGCGCGAGCGCTATGGGATCGCTGACGAAAGCGAACTGATTCTCGTGGGGTACATCGCGTTTCTCGATCCGCCCAAGGAGTCGACGGCGCCGGCCTTGAAGGCGCTTGCGGCTTCGGGTGTCGATGTCAAAGTGCTCACCGGCGATAACGACCTCGTGACGGCGAAGGTTTGTCGCGAAGTGGGGCTGAAGGTGAATGGCTGCGTGCTGGGCGAGGACATCGAGGCGATGAGCGATGCCGAACTGTCGCAGACGGTCGAGCGCGCGAACGTATTCGCCAAGCTCACGCCGGCGCATAAGGAGCGGCTCGTGCGCATGTTGCGCGCGAACGGTCACGTGGTCGGCTTCATGGGCGACGGCATCAACGATGCGCCGGCGCTGCGCGCAGCGGACATTGGTATTTCGGTGGACACGGCGGTGGATATCGCCAAGGAAGCGGCCGATTTGATCCTGCTGGAAAAGAGCCTGATGGTGCTCGAGCAGGGGGTGATCGAGGGGCGTCGCACGTTTGCGAACATGCTCAAGTACATCAAGATGACGGCCAGCTCGAACTTCGGCAATGTCTTCTCGGTGTTGATCGCGAGTGCGTTCCTGCCATTCCTGCCGATGTTGCCGTTGCAGTTGCTGACGCAGAACCTGCTGTACGACCTGTCGCAGACGACGATTCCGTTCGACAACGTCGATGACGAACAACTGACCCGTCCGCAACGCTGGAACCCGGCGGATCTCTCGCGCTTCATGGTGTTCTTCGGCCCGATCAGTTCGGTGTTCGACGTGCTGACGTTCCTGGCGATGTGGCACTTGTTCGGGGCGAACAGCGCTGAGCACCAGACGCTCTTTCAGTCAGGATGGTTTGTCGAGGGGCTGTTGTCGCAGACGCTGATCGTGCACCTGATCCGCACGCGCCGCATTCCGTTCGTACAGAGCCGCGCTGCATGGCCGCTGCTGCTGATGACGGGGGCGGTGATGCTGATTGGCCTGATGCTGCCCATGTCGCCGTTCGCCGACACGTTCAAGATGCAGGCCCTGCCGCTCGCGTACTTCCCGATGCTCGCCGCTATCCTGCTCGCCTACGCCGTGCTGACGCAACTGATGAAAGGTAGGTTTGCAAGACGGTTTGGGTGGCAGTGA
- the edd gene encoding phosphogluconate dehydratase produces MTQSSQNVSLHPVVQRVTERLIERSRSSRQAYLEGVARATQGQPGREKLGCANLAHALAAAPADDRLKIRSERTPNIGIVTAYNDMLSAHAPFVEFPDIIKSAARAHGASAQVAGGVPAMCDGVTQGYAGMELSLFSRDVIAMASIVALSHQMFDAAMFLGVCDKIVPGLVIAAQAFGHLPAVFAPAGPMPSGLPNDEKSRIRQEYAAGRITRAALLDAELAAYHTEGTCTFYGTANSNQMLMEFMGLHLPGASFINPHTPLRHALTQAATARAVALAKSGINTSHILDERAFVNGVVGLLATGGSTNHTLHLVAMAHAGGILLDWQDFSDLSDVTPMLAHVYPSGKADVNQFHAAGGLNFLIRELLDAGFLHNDVTTVMGRGLRAYTQEAFLRDDVLSWQDAPKDSLDENIVRPASRPFAREGGLRMLEGNLGRAVIKSSAVKPEHQTVRAPARVFSDQESAQAAFQAGELTRDVVVVVRFQGPRANGMPELHKLMPMLGLLQDEGHHVALVTDGRMSGASGKVPAAIHLSPEAEQGGMLARVQDGDIIVIDCEKNLLHCEVDDTTLAARTPEPMPQRPFDPWRNVFRLFRDNVGAAPHGACVLFNDAEYPPSR; encoded by the coding sequence ATGACCCAGTCTTCGCAAAACGTGTCGCTGCATCCGGTGGTACAACGCGTGACCGAGCGCCTCATCGAGCGCAGCCGGTCGTCCCGTCAGGCGTATCTGGAAGGGGTCGCCCGCGCCACGCAAGGGCAGCCGGGGCGCGAGAAGCTGGGCTGCGCCAATCTCGCCCACGCGCTGGCCGCCGCTCCCGCCGACGATCGGCTCAAGATCCGCTCCGAGCGCACGCCCAATATCGGCATCGTGACCGCCTACAACGATATGCTTTCGGCGCACGCACCGTTCGTCGAGTTCCCCGACATCATCAAATCCGCGGCCCGCGCCCACGGGGCAAGCGCGCAGGTCGCAGGCGGCGTGCCCGCGATGTGCGATGGCGTAACGCAGGGCTACGCGGGGATGGAACTGTCGCTGTTCTCGCGCGACGTGATCGCCATGGCCTCGATCGTGGCGCTCTCGCATCAGATGTTCGACGCCGCCATGTTCCTCGGCGTGTGTGACAAGATCGTGCCGGGACTCGTGATCGCCGCACAAGCGTTCGGTCACCTGCCTGCCGTGTTCGCGCCGGCCGGGCCGATGCCCTCGGGGCTGCCCAACGACGAGAAGTCGCGCATCCGGCAGGAATATGCCGCCGGACGTATCACGCGTGCCGCACTGCTCGACGCGGAACTCGCCGCGTATCACACGGAAGGCACCTGCACGTTCTACGGCACGGCCAACAGCAATCAAATGCTCATGGAGTTCATGGGGTTGCATCTGCCGGGCGCGTCGTTCATCAATCCGCATACGCCGTTGCGTCACGCGCTGACGCAGGCCGCGACCGCACGCGCCGTGGCGTTGGCGAAGTCCGGCATCAATACGTCTCACATTCTCGATGAGCGGGCGTTCGTCAACGGCGTTGTCGGTTTGCTCGCCACGGGCGGGTCGACCAACCATACGCTGCACCTTGTCGCCATGGCGCATGCGGGCGGCATTCTGCTCGACTGGCAGGACTTTTCCGATCTGTCCGACGTCACACCGATGCTCGCGCACGTCTATCCGAGCGGCAAGGCCGATGTGAATCAGTTCCATGCGGCGGGTGGCCTGAATTTCCTGATCCGCGAACTGCTCGACGCCGGCTTCCTGCACAACGACGTCACTACCGTCATGGGTCGCGGTCTGCGCGCGTACACGCAGGAAGCCTTCCTGCGCGACGACGTGCTCTCCTGGCAAGACGCGCCCAAGGACAGCCTCGACGAGAACATCGTGCGGCCAGCGTCCCGGCCATTCGCTCGCGAAGGCGGCTTGCGCATGCTGGAGGGCAATCTCGGACGCGCAGTCATCAAGTCGTCTGCCGTCAAACCGGAACATCAGACGGTACGCGCCCCGGCGCGCGTGTTCTCCGATCAGGAGTCGGCACAAGCCGCGTTCCAGGCCGGAGAATTGACGCGCGATGTCGTCGTCGTGGTGCGTTTCCAGGGACCGCGCGCCAATGGCATGCCCGAGTTGCACAAGCTCATGCCGATGCTCGGCCTGCTTCAGGACGAAGGTCACCATGTGGCGCTCGTGACCGACGGGCGAATGTCCGGGGCGTCGGGTAAGGTGCCGGCGGCCATTCATCTGTCGCCGGAAGCCGAGCAAGGCGGCATGCTCGCGCGGGTGCAGGATGGCGACATCATCGTCATCGACTGCGAGAAGAATCTGCTGCATTGCGAGGTCGACGACACCACGCTCGCCGCGCGTACCCCGGAGCCGATGCCCCAACGGCCGTTCGATCCGTGGCGCAACGTATTCCGGCTCTTCCGCGACAATGTCGGCGCCGCGCCACACGGCGCTTGCGTGCTGTTCAACGACGCGGAATATCCCCCGTCGCGCTGA
- the dapA gene encoding 4-hydroxy-tetrahydrodipicolinate synthase, producing the protein MNTAIFEGVWIPLVTPMTGANGAQIDRNAFARLVDYYLAAGVNGLVVAGTTGEGTLLDDDERRWLVETACHLAHGHAPVMAGVGAADTANAAHQIRSLEDLPLAGYLVPPPYYLRPSQEGILWHYRTLAAGTRKPLVLYNVPLRTGVTLGVETIRELASHDAFAAIKECDAHPLLHLPSQVTMRVLCGDDMQLLAALQAGAAGCISAAAHVRPDLYLKLFRYVRDGDMSHATTLFNGMKPLIRRLFSEPNPVAIKAALASLGLCAETVRRPLMPCSPMLRKELDAQLEVTMAF; encoded by the coding sequence ATGAACACAGCCATCTTCGAAGGCGTGTGGATTCCACTCGTCACGCCCATGACCGGCGCCAATGGCGCGCAGATCGATCGCAACGCCTTCGCGCGCCTGGTCGACTACTACCTCGCTGCGGGCGTGAACGGCCTCGTCGTGGCCGGCACCACCGGTGAAGGCACACTGCTGGACGACGACGAACGTCGCTGGCTCGTCGAGACTGCGTGCCATCTCGCCCATGGGCACGCTCCGGTAATGGCCGGTGTCGGTGCCGCCGATACGGCCAATGCCGCCCATCAGATCCGCAGCCTCGAGGATCTGCCGCTGGCCGGATATCTCGTGCCGCCGCCCTACTATCTGCGTCCGTCGCAGGAGGGCATTCTCTGGCATTACCGAACGCTGGCGGCCGGCACACGTAAGCCGCTCGTGCTCTACAACGTGCCGCTGCGCACGGGCGTAACGCTGGGCGTGGAGACGATCCGCGAATTGGCGTCGCACGACGCGTTCGCAGCGATCAAGGAATGCGACGCGCACCCGCTTCTGCACCTGCCGTCGCAGGTCACGATGCGCGTGCTGTGCGGCGACGACATGCAGTTGCTGGCGGCTCTGCAAGCGGGGGCAGCGGGGTGCATTTCGGCCGCCGCTCACGTGCGGCCGGACCTCTACCTGAAGCTGTTCCGCTACGTGCGCGACGGCGACATGTCGCACGCGACGACGCTCTTCAACGGCATGAAGCCGCTCATTCGCCGATTGTTCTCGGAGCCGAATCCGGTGGCGATCAAAGCCGCACTGGCGTCGCTGGGGTTGTGTGCGGAGACGGTTCGCCGCCCGCTCATGCCTTGCTCACCGATGCTTCGCAAAGAGCTCGACGCCCAACTCGAAGTGACGATGGCGTTCTGA
- a CDS encoding MFS transporter, whose protein sequence is MSLPSSFGNYPRLLASRSLGAAILWIDFTLIFESLAFRWDADAVSVGFAMTLYGLPGVLLGPWVGAYADKVCPWRLLRWSYAARALTAIALWQAPTLGMFLACVALKGLSNMVPAPAEQQLFRRILDDNALPANAGRVTLIDQITKVVAPLVAAFTAYVGFSGFAISAAFGGAGFFLVSGSRTPINTGAHPPTQRARPLWAVFHSVLRDHAMLKRVFIITLCQAFILGFYDALLSLFLKARGYPDGTYGSLVGCTAAGAMIGAVVFRHAVGRFESSALLAISCPLFGLTILTPAVMVYANVAMPLPFMLGLWVCNGLGYGLGVMLMMVTFQRECPPETLGTVTSTGRSLQLLLLIVAPLAGGALSSVTSIELVFLIAGVAAVGLGLFARIPLHSTASRLSRSQ, encoded by the coding sequence GTGAGCCTACCCTCCAGTTTCGGAAACTATCCCCGCCTTCTCGCCTCTCGTTCGCTGGGAGCCGCCATCTTATGGATCGACTTCACGTTGATCTTCGAAAGTCTGGCGTTCCGATGGGATGCAGATGCCGTTTCGGTCGGCTTCGCCATGACGCTGTACGGCTTACCAGGCGTTCTGCTCGGGCCGTGGGTGGGTGCATATGCAGATAAGGTCTGTCCGTGGCGTCTACTGCGCTGGAGTTATGCGGCGAGGGCACTCACCGCCATCGCGCTCTGGCAAGCACCGACGTTAGGAATGTTCCTGGCATGCGTCGCGCTCAAGGGACTCTCCAACATGGTGCCAGCGCCCGCCGAACAGCAGCTATTCCGTCGCATTCTTGATGACAACGCACTGCCCGCGAATGCGGGACGGGTAACGCTCATTGATCAAATCACCAAGGTCGTCGCGCCTCTCGTTGCCGCCTTCACCGCTTATGTAGGTTTTTCCGGCTTCGCTATTTCCGCCGCTTTTGGGGGAGCAGGCTTCTTCCTCGTGTCAGGATCAAGAACACCGATCAACACCGGTGCCCATCCCCCCACCCAACGAGCACGCCCACTTTGGGCAGTATTCCATTCGGTACTGCGTGACCACGCCATGCTCAAACGGGTGTTTATCATCACGCTTTGCCAAGCGTTCATTCTCGGTTTTTACGACGCACTGCTATCTCTGTTTTTGAAGGCGCGCGGCTATCCGGACGGTACCTATGGCAGCCTTGTAGGCTGCACGGCCGCGGGAGCAATGATCGGGGCAGTTGTTTTCCGACATGCCGTCGGGCGGTTCGAATCGTCAGCGCTACTCGCAATATCCTGTCCATTGTTCGGACTGACGATTCTGACACCAGCTGTCATGGTGTACGCGAATGTCGCCATGCCTCTTCCCTTCATGCTTGGCCTTTGGGTCTGCAACGGGCTCGGCTATGGACTCGGCGTGATGTTGATGATGGTGACATTTCAGCGAGAGTGTCCCCCCGAAACCCTGGGCACCGTGACCTCGACCGGCAGAAGTCTTCAACTGCTGCTTTTGATCGTTGCGCCACTAGCCGGCGGAGCGCTCTCAAGCGTCACCAGCATCGAACTCGTATTCCTGATTGCAGGGGTAGCGGCAGTGGGACTTGGCCTCTTCGCCCGAATCCCACTGCACTCAACCGCCTCTCGCCTTTCGCGTTCGCAATAG
- a CDS encoding phosphatase PAP2 family protein, with product MDSLNRALFLAINASPNVSEGELAVAIFLAKYLIVLLPVGLATLWLAGGRDREGAVHGLLGVALVLLINFVIGLAWAEPRPFVVGLGTNLLAHAPTSAFPSNHASIMFTSAFVLMGTVARTPRLLGRLLLLCALPVCWARVYLGVHWPLDMLGGLGVSIVVALIMRTASARETSRIVSAVLEGIYRRLMAWPIARGWLRR from the coding sequence ATGGATTCGCTCAACCGCGCCCTCTTTCTGGCCATCAATGCCTCGCCCAATGTGAGCGAAGGCGAACTGGCCGTCGCCATCTTCCTCGCCAAGTACCTGATTGTCCTGCTCCCGGTGGGTCTGGCCACCCTGTGGCTGGCGGGCGGGCGCGACCGCGAAGGCGCCGTTCACGGACTGCTGGGGGTGGCGCTCGTGCTGCTGATCAATTTCGTGATCGGGCTGGCGTGGGCCGAACCCCGGCCGTTCGTCGTCGGCCTCGGCACGAACCTGCTGGCCCATGCGCCGACGAGCGCGTTTCCCAGCAATCACGCGTCGATCATGTTCACCTCGGCATTCGTCCTGATGGGCACCGTCGCGCGCACTCCGCGTCTGCTCGGCCGGTTGCTGCTGCTTTGTGCGCTGCCAGTGTGCTGGGCACGCGTCTACCTCGGCGTTCATTGGCCGCTCGACATGCTCGGCGGGCTGGGCGTATCGATCGTGGTCGCACTCATCATGCGCACGGCGAGCGCACGGGAAACGAGCCGCATTGTCTCGGCAGTTCTGGAAGGCATCTATCGCCGCCTGATGGCATGGCCGATTGCACGCGGCTGGCTGCGTCGCTGA